One Synechococcus sp. JA-2-3B'a(2-13) genomic window carries:
- a CDS encoding DUF3110 domain-containing protein — protein MILNKSEPMMNTAEALEILNLPPDATERQIRGRLFQEYQTLSTALAELEDERQRPLLEAQLARLNEARDVLLSGGSQAEKGLSWVSPEDLPPQVIVLLYQANGQEGICTRQVGGQDIVIAFESSFAARKYAQRLAQQGLPKPLAERFDTQEIVDFCRSGGYGLMVVPASETLEPLQESTEAARDWQGRS, from the coding sequence ATGATTTTGAATAAATCAGAGCCCATGATGAACACCGCCGAAGCCCTTGAGATTCTCAACCTTCCGCCGGACGCAACCGAGCGGCAGATCCGGGGGCGACTGTTTCAGGAATACCAAACCCTCAGTACTGCCCTCGCAGAACTGGAGGACGAGCGACAAAGACCCTTGCTAGAGGCGCAACTGGCGCGGCTGAATGAGGCGCGGGATGTATTGCTTAGCGGGGGATCCCAGGCTGAGAAGGGTTTGTCTTGGGTCAGCCCAGAGGACTTGCCCCCCCAGGTGATTGTGCTGCTTTACCAAGCCAATGGGCAGGAGGGGATCTGTACGCGCCAGGTTGGGGGTCAAGATATCGTCATTGCTTTCGAGAGCTCGTTTGCGGCAAGAAAATATGCGCAGCGGTTGGCTCAACAGGGACTGCCCAAGCCCTTGGCAGAACGCTTTGACACGCAGGAGATCGTCGATTTTTGCCGCAGCGGAGGGTATGGGTTGATGGTGGTTCCGGCCAGCGAAACGCTGGAGCCTCTACAAGAAAGTACGGAAGCTGCCCGTGATTGGCAGGGCAGGTCTTGA
- a CDS encoding GNAT family N-acetyltransferase: protein MLTFPIVNPRHCKGRFMPDPSPEPVIALSRQPVDNRNIRFSLERGELDLDQLLLLLNRNAFWAQNRRREEMERAVAHSHPVVSAWDGERLIGFGRATSDGVYRAVLWDIVVDHDYRRQGIGRKLVETLISHPHLQSVERIYLFTTHQRGFYERIGFVENPSTTLVLHGRPLEFLIPAAEQEQA from the coding sequence TTGCTGACCTTCCCCATTGTCAACCCTCGCCACTGCAAAGGCCGCTTCATGCCCGATCCCTCTCCTGAGCCTGTCATTGCCCTCTCTCGTCAGCCGGTGGACAACCGCAACATTCGCTTCTCTCTGGAGCGGGGCGAGCTGGATCTGGATCAGCTTCTCCTGCTGTTGAACCGCAACGCCTTTTGGGCGCAGAATCGCCGGCGGGAGGAGATGGAGCGGGCCGTTGCCCACAGCCATCCGGTGGTCAGCGCCTGGGATGGGGAACGCCTGATTGGCTTTGGCCGCGCCACTTCCGATGGGGTTTACCGGGCCGTCCTCTGGGATATCGTGGTCGATCACGACTACCGACGTCAGGGCATTGGGCGCAAGTTGGTGGAAACCCTGATCAGCCATCCCCACCTGCAGTCGGTGGAGCGCATCTACCTGTTCACAACCCATCAGCGCGGCTTTTACGAGCGGATCGGCTTTGTGGAAAACCCCAGCACCACCTTGGTCTTGCACGGGCGCCCTCTGGAGTTTTTGATCCCGGCTGCCGAGCAGGAGCAGGCTTGA
- a CDS encoding DUF1830 domain-containing protein, producing the protein MQTLDAIPDKKRAERITCSYINATSSIQVVRITNIENWYFERVVFPGQRLLFEAVPGAKLEIHTGMMASSILADTIPCEKLRVRETEPVTVGA; encoded by the coding sequence ATGCAAACACTCGATGCAATCCCCGATAAAAAACGAGCAGAGCGAATAACCTGTAGCTACATCAATGCGACCAGCTCCATTCAGGTGGTTCGCATCACGAATATCGAAAACTGGTACTTTGAGCGGGTGGTCTTTCCAGGCCAGCGGCTGCTGTTTGAGGCGGTGCCTGGAGCCAAACTGGAGATTCACACGGGTATGATGGCCAGCTCTATTCTGGCGGATACCATCCCCTGTGAAAAGCTGCGCGTTCGAGAAACGGAGCCGGTGACCGTAGGCGCCTAA
- the larE gene encoding ATP-dependent sacrificial sulfur transferase LarE codes for MNTTQDPTASRLDLLPPGEGGTTANLLLEWDPVLQRKFQQLVQIFAEMEQVLVAYSGGVDSSLVAKLACDQLGERALAVTAASPSLLPEDLEEAIQQARQIGIRHQIVETHELEDPSYAANPVNRCYFCKSHLHDTLRLLAQAQGYNHVVDGLNADDLADYRPGTQAARERGVRSPLAEVGMSKLEVRQLSRHLGLSWWDKPAQPCLSSRFPYGEAITPEKLRRVGAAERYLRSLGWRQVRVRSEKDTARIELPPDQIVEFVQKTNLEALVKALQSFGYLYVSLDLEGYRSGKLNRVLNLSQLATS; via the coding sequence ATGAACACAACCCAAGACCCAACCGCCTCTCGTCTCGACCTTCTCCCCCCGGGAGAGGGAGGAACAACGGCCAACCTCCTGCTGGAGTGGGATCCCGTCCTGCAGCGCAAGTTCCAGCAGCTTGTCCAGATCTTCGCCGAGATGGAGCAGGTCTTGGTGGCCTACTCTGGGGGGGTTGATAGCAGCCTGGTGGCCAAGTTGGCCTGCGATCAGCTGGGGGAGCGGGCCCTGGCTGTCACCGCTGCTTCTCCTTCGCTGCTGCCCGAAGATTTGGAAGAAGCAATTCAGCAGGCTCGGCAAATCGGGATCCGCCATCAGATCGTCGAAACCCACGAGCTGGAGGATCCGAGCTACGCTGCCAACCCTGTTAACCGGTGTTACTTCTGCAAAAGTCACTTGCACGATACCTTGCGCCTGTTGGCCCAAGCCCAGGGATATAACCATGTGGTGGATGGTCTCAATGCCGACGATCTGGCCGATTACCGACCGGGGACACAGGCAGCTCGGGAGCGCGGCGTGCGTTCCCCTTTGGCGGAGGTGGGGATGAGCAAGCTGGAGGTGCGGCAATTGTCTCGCCACCTGGGGCTGTCTTGGTGGGATAAACCGGCCCAACCCTGCCTCAGCTCTCGCTTTCCCTACGGGGAGGCAATCACCCCTGAGAAGCTGCGTCGGGTGGGAGCGGCGGAGCGCTACTTGCGCAGCTTGGGTTGGCGGCAGGTCAGGGTGCGCTCGGAGAAGGACACCGCCCGCATCGAACTTCCTCCGGATCAGATCGTGGAGTTTGTGCAGAAAACCAATCTGGAAGCGCTGGTCAAGGCCCTGCAATCCTTCGGCTATCTCTATGTCAGTCTCGATTTGGAGGGCTACCGCAGCGGCAAGCTCAACCGAGTCCTCAACCTTTCCCAGTTGGCCACAAGCTAG
- a CDS encoding RNA-guided endonuclease InsQ/TnpB family protein translates to MTQVLTVPCKLKVSQSQAAKLDATMDAFVQALNWVNQNTPEKVVNAVKLQSLCYYQIRARFGLSSNLAQQVCRRLAGARKVARQKNRPVKAFKRGFATYDARIFSFREKDWTVSLTTVEGRERFELAIGRYQREQLAGSNPKSATLVKRKDGSYSIQICVEAEPSPPQRTGRVLGVDLGRTDIAHTSEGDNWNGQQLNKVRDHYSRLRAALQRKASKGTRSSRRRCRQLLQRLSGKERRFQAWVNHRISKAIVSRAKATNSAIALEDLTGIRERVNQQPRSKAERRRTNNWAFYQLRMFVVYKAAIAGVPVVLVPPAYTSQTCHRCLHIHPDPTQSYRSGKKFKCGHCGWEGDADLNGANVIALLGAAVNQPRGPWLACQLQGYRKPALYCEAVRVG, encoded by the coding sequence ATGACCCAAGTCCTGACCGTCCCCTGCAAGCTCAAGGTGTCCCAGTCGCAAGCCGCAAAGTTGGATGCGACAATGGATGCCTTTGTGCAGGCGTTGAACTGGGTCAACCAAAACACACCAGAAAAAGTAGTCAACGCAGTCAAACTCCAGTCCCTTTGCTATTACCAGATTCGCGCTCGGTTTGGCTTGTCCAGTAATCTGGCCCAGCAGGTCTGCAGACGGCTGGCCGGTGCCCGTAAAGTTGCCCGACAGAAAAACCGTCCGGTCAAAGCGTTCAAGAGAGGCTTTGCGACCTACGATGCCCGTATCTTTTCGTTTCGCGAGAAAGACTGGACGGTGTCGCTGACCACGGTGGAGGGTCGGGAGCGCTTTGAGCTGGCGATTGGCCGCTACCAGAGAGAACAGTTGGCAGGCTCCAACCCCAAATCCGCCACTCTGGTCAAGCGTAAAGACGGTTCCTACTCTATTCAGATCTGTGTGGAAGCGGAGCCATCCCCACCGCAACGCACGGGCAGAGTGCTGGGGGTGGACTTGGGAAGGACAGATATTGCCCATACGTCAGAGGGGGATAACTGGAATGGACAGCAGTTGAACAAAGTCCGAGACCACTACTCCCGGTTGAGGGCGGCACTCCAACGCAAAGCCAGTAAGGGCACCCGCAGTTCGCGGCGCAGATGCCGTCAACTGTTGCAACGGCTGTCTGGCAAGGAGAGGCGCTTTCAGGCGTGGGTCAATCATCGCATCTCCAAAGCTATTGTCTCTAGGGCAAAGGCGACAAACAGCGCTATTGCTCTGGAAGACTTGACAGGGATCCGGGAAAGGGTCAATCAACAGCCACGCAGCAAAGCTGAGCGCCGCAGAACCAATAACTGGGCATTCTACCAGCTTAGGATGTTCGTGGTCTACAAGGCTGCCATTGCCGGAGTACCTGTGGTGCTGGTTCCGCCTGCCTACACGTCGCAGACCTGCCACCGGTGTTTGCACATCCATCCCGATCCTACGCAATCCTATCGCAGTGGAAAGAAGTTTAAGTGTGGACACTGTGGATGGGAAGGGGATGCGGATTTGAATGGTGCGAATGTGATTGCGCTTTTGGGGGCTGCTGTAAACCAGCCTAGAGGTCCGTGGTTGGCTTGCCAACTGCAGGGCTACCGAAAGCCCGCCCTGTACTGCGAAGCAGTCAGGGTCGGGTAG
- a CDS encoding metallophosphoesterase family protein has product MEEPNISLLIFYNTAGVLGAKIMQRRKVILGLLGLASSSGLAGAYWASRQQPSHLAPGMGSPRAALPSPTPQPTPTVVPHPDAPHGLYIPPRRDLRLLVISDMNGIYGSVEYDPEVDRGIGLIPYLQPDIVLGGGDMVAGQDPRLSEERIRAMWAAFDRHVAGPIRAAKLPYGFTLGNHDASCARTTRGGFLFQKERDLAREFWNDPAHDPGLNFVDRGDFPFYYTFEKDDVFYLVWDATCNYIPPEQMAWAEAALASERAQKAKLRIVIGHLPLYAITVGRDDPGEVLLEADAKRALLEKYRVHTYISGHDHGYYPGHKGQLQLLHCGILGSGPRPLLGSPLPPRKTLTLIDVDFESPDVTYYTTYHMRDLSVIDQAELPRFITGHNGLVLRRDVNWDNLTPQEIATCQARIGSLCRD; this is encoded by the coding sequence ATGGAAGAGCCCAACATCAGCCTTTTGATTTTCTACAATACCGCTGGAGTGTTGGGGGCAAAGATCATGCAGCGGCGCAAGGTAATTCTGGGTTTGTTGGGGTTGGCCAGCAGCAGTGGATTGGCAGGAGCCTATTGGGCCAGTCGGCAGCAGCCCTCTCATCTAGCCCCAGGGATGGGATCCCCTAGAGCCGCTCTCCCCTCTCCTACCCCCCAGCCCACCCCCACCGTCGTCCCCCATCCAGATGCCCCCCATGGCCTCTACATCCCCCCCCGCCGAGATCTGCGCCTCTTGGTCATCAGTGACATGAACGGCATCTACGGCTCGGTGGAATACGACCCAGAGGTGGATCGGGGCATCGGCCTCATCCCCTATCTTCAGCCGGATATTGTTTTGGGAGGAGGAGATATGGTGGCCGGTCAGGATCCCCGCCTCTCGGAGGAGCGCATCCGGGCCATGTGGGCAGCCTTCGACCGGCATGTGGCCGGCCCAATCCGTGCGGCCAAACTCCCCTATGGCTTCACGCTGGGCAACCACGATGCTTCCTGTGCCCGCACCACCCGGGGCGGCTTTCTCTTTCAAAAAGAACGGGATCTGGCCCGCGAGTTTTGGAACGATCCGGCCCACGACCCAGGTTTGAACTTTGTGGATCGGGGGGACTTTCCCTTCTACTACACCTTTGAAAAAGACGATGTGTTTTACCTAGTCTGGGATGCCACCTGCAATTACATCCCGCCCGAACAAATGGCCTGGGCGGAAGCGGCTCTGGCCAGCGAACGGGCTCAGAAGGCCAAGTTGCGCATTGTCATCGGCCATCTGCCCCTCTACGCCATCACTGTCGGGCGCGACGATCCGGGAGAAGTGCTGCTGGAGGCGGATGCCAAACGGGCTCTGCTGGAGAAGTACCGCGTCCACACCTACATCAGCGGCCACGACCACGGCTACTACCCTGGCCACAAAGGGCAACTGCAACTGCTTCACTGCGGCATTCTCGGCTCTGGCCCTCGTCCTCTCTTGGGCAGCCCTCTGCCCCCCCGCAAGACCCTCACCCTTATCGACGTGGATTTCGAGAGCCCAGATGTTACCTATTACACTACCTATCACATGCGGGATCTGAGCGTGATCGACCAAGCAGAGCTGCCCCGTTTCATCACTGGGCACAATGGCTTGGTGCTGCGCCGCGACGTCAATTGGGACAACCTCACCCCCCAAGAAATCGCCACCTGCCAAGCTCGTATTGGATCCCTGTGTCGGGATTAA
- a CDS encoding DUF3769 domain-containing protein, giving the protein MRGLRLLWLCLGVLGLAVAGPTAAQVESQKKGGAQPMDTTDLSAVADRTLRLRSDRQTFDQRAEVFQAEGNVEMRLGRSVLRADRLRIELRQRRAVAEGNVSIQLDRQRIQGSRLEYDFEQERGFLEEAFGQVDIGQLQASGSPAAALSPQRLVRFRAVRIRFDATTWEGEQVRLTNDPLDPPELEIRSPRVTSTLQADGSSLLIAEAGQLAFDQVLFLPLPIRLRFDSLNRQPPVSIFYDDFDREELRRGLILQPNFELLRDPNVSLVLSPQLYPQRLWGSEQGLLDGIGLRADFRWRQPEANAQTSLFAELRGIVFQEFAQRLRAQVEHRITTGDGGEVAYTYAYRERFFSGRLGFQIVENRLGASYRSPTLRLGNTGLDLSYRIAADYIDALGQPDEIDTDPELALANTTDRIQLSRLQLGATLNRSFPLWSPPKTAADPPPRFSALPIEQGIWLSTGVSSSQSFYSNGRAQSYTAGSIGIDAVIGAFVADTFDYTNLRVTYSNGFLAGASPFLFDRITTREQLVLGFLQQLYGPLRVGAETTVDLQSGQQVDVVYRLGYDRRTYGFSLQYNPVRQSGALELRVEGLNWDPGQSSPQPTTGSRIQEP; this is encoded by the coding sequence ATGAGAGGGTTGCGGTTGCTCTGGCTCTGCTTGGGGGTGCTGGGGTTGGCAGTTGCCGGCCCTACTGCGGCTCAGGTGGAGTCCCAGAAGAAGGGGGGCGCTCAGCCCATGGATACGACTGACCTCAGCGCCGTTGCCGACCGAACGTTACGGCTGCGTTCTGACCGGCAAACCTTCGATCAACGGGCGGAAGTCTTCCAAGCAGAAGGCAATGTGGAGATGCGGCTGGGCCGCTCTGTGTTGCGGGCGGATCGCCTGCGCATTGAACTGCGACAGCGGCGGGCTGTGGCCGAGGGCAATGTTTCTATTCAACTGGATCGGCAGCGCATTCAGGGATCCCGGCTGGAGTACGACTTTGAGCAAGAGCGGGGATTTTTGGAAGAGGCCTTCGGGCAGGTGGATATTGGCCAGTTGCAGGCCAGTGGATCCCCGGCAGCCGCCCTCTCTCCGCAGCGGCTGGTGCGCTTTCGTGCCGTTCGCATCCGCTTCGATGCCACCACCTGGGAAGGAGAACAGGTGCGGCTGACCAACGACCCGCTGGATCCGCCGGAGTTGGAGATTCGTAGCCCACGGGTGACCTCCACTCTTCAGGCAGATGGTTCCAGCCTGCTGATTGCCGAGGCCGGCCAACTGGCCTTCGACCAGGTCTTGTTTCTGCCTCTGCCCATTCGGTTGCGCTTCGACTCATTAAACCGTCAGCCTCCGGTCAGCATCTTCTACGACGATTTCGACCGAGAAGAATTGCGACGGGGCCTGATCCTGCAACCCAACTTCGAGCTGCTGCGGGATCCCAACGTGAGCTTGGTGCTCTCCCCGCAACTGTATCCACAACGTCTTTGGGGCAGTGAGCAGGGCCTTTTGGATGGGATCGGGCTGCGGGCCGATTTTCGTTGGCGGCAACCGGAAGCCAACGCTCAAACCTCGCTGTTTGCCGAGCTGCGGGGGATCGTCTTCCAGGAGTTTGCTCAGCGCTTGCGAGCCCAGGTCGAACACCGCATCACCACCGGCGATGGCGGAGAAGTCGCCTACACCTACGCCTATCGGGAACGCTTCTTCAGCGGTCGCCTGGGGTTTCAAATTGTGGAAAACCGCCTCGGTGCCAGCTACCGCTCACCCACCCTCCGCCTGGGCAATACCGGCTTGGATCTCAGCTACCGCATAGCCGCCGACTACATTGATGCCTTGGGGCAGCCGGATGAAATCGACACGGATCCGGAGTTGGCCTTAGCCAACACCACCGACCGCATTCAGCTCTCCCGCCTGCAACTGGGGGCAACCTTGAATCGCTCCTTTCCCCTCTGGAGCCCTCCCAAGACGGCGGCGGATCCCCCACCCCGCTTTTCCGCTCTGCCCATCGAGCAAGGGATCTGGCTCAGCACCGGTGTGAGCAGCAGCCAGTCTTTTTACTCTAATGGCCGAGCCCAGAGCTATACTGCCGGCAGTATTGGCATTGATGCGGTGATTGGGGCTTTTGTGGCCGATACCTTCGACTACACCAACCTGAGGGTGACCTACTCCAACGGTTTTCTGGCCGGAGCCTCGCCATTTTTGTTTGACCGCATCACCACGCGGGAACAGCTCGTCCTGGGCTTTTTGCAACAACTGTACGGCCCGCTGCGGGTAGGGGCAGAGACAACGGTAGATTTGCAGTCGGGCCAGCAGGTGGATGTCGTCTATCGCCTGGGCTACGACCGCCGCACCTATGGCTTTAGCCTGCAGTACAATCCGGTGCGCCAGTCGGGGGCTCTGGAGCTGCGGGTGGAGGGCCTGAACTGGGATCCCGGCCAATCCTCGCCGCAGCCGACGACCGGATCGAGGATCCAAGAGCCCTGA
- a CDS encoding thioredoxin domain-containing protein yields MANRLATSSSLYLRKHAENPVDWWPWIPEALEKARAEDRPIFLSIGYSSCHWCTVMEGEAFSNPEIAAFLNAHFLPIKVDREERPDLDSIYMQALQLMSGQGGWPLNVFLTPDDLVPFYAGTYFPVEPRFGRPGFLALLQRILQFYRQEKEKIEEMKGQILTALTTLSDLVPEDHIPADLLRSGIPKIQPLLSNAGAVQQFPMMPYAQLVLRSARFDPPEGIPGSMSALERAKERGMALVLGGIFDHVAGGFHRYTVDPTWTVPHFEKMLYDNGQILEFLSDLWAHGIQDPAIERAVRLTVEWVAREMTAPAGYFYAAQDADSFARAEDREPEEGEFYVWRWQELQELLGEETFRALQQAFDLSPGGNFPDRPGCIVLQRQQGGALPPEVEAALTTHLFQARYGSADRRVPFPPAVDAQSARLQSWPGRIPPVTDTKMIVSWNALMISGLARAYQVFGNADYLQFALRAAQFILSQQRHPETGSLLRLNYDGTAQVPAKSEDYALLIKALLDLQQACLPLVGDPTPQDWLQAALQLQQEMDAQLWDPARGGYFVSDAQSAPELLVREKEFQDNATPAANGVAIANLVRLAALTGDLDYLERAEQALKTFAHIMSTQPRTCPSLFAGLDWYSNWVKVTLEADSIPAFQQRSWPTTVFALPTEAEPLPEGALGLVCWGNKCLAPASSLEQIQSQIGKGQNRAY; encoded by the coding sequence ATGGCCAATCGCCTCGCCACAAGTTCCAGCCTTTATTTGCGCAAGCACGCCGAGAACCCGGTGGACTGGTGGCCTTGGATCCCAGAAGCTCTGGAGAAAGCCCGGGCCGAGGATAGGCCGATTTTTCTGTCCATCGGCTATTCCAGTTGCCACTGGTGTACGGTCATGGAGGGCGAGGCTTTTTCCAACCCGGAGATCGCCGCTTTCCTCAATGCCCATTTTTTGCCCATCAAGGTGGATCGCGAGGAGCGGCCGGATCTCGACAGCATCTACATGCAGGCGTTGCAGCTCATGAGCGGGCAGGGGGGGTGGCCCCTCAATGTTTTCCTCACGCCCGATGACCTGGTGCCCTTTTACGCCGGCACCTATTTTCCCGTAGAGCCCCGCTTTGGCCGCCCGGGGTTTCTGGCCTTGCTGCAGCGCATCCTGCAGTTTTACCGGCAGGAAAAGGAAAAAATAGAGGAGATGAAAGGCCAGATTTTGACGGCTCTGACCACCCTCAGCGACTTAGTGCCGGAAGACCACATTCCCGCCGACCTGCTGCGCTCTGGGATCCCCAAGATCCAGCCTTTGCTCTCCAATGCCGGGGCGGTGCAGCAATTTCCCATGATGCCCTACGCTCAGTTGGTATTGCGTTCGGCCCGCTTCGACCCACCGGAAGGGATCCCCGGCTCCATGAGCGCTCTGGAACGGGCCAAAGAGCGAGGCATGGCCTTGGTGCTGGGAGGGATCTTCGACCATGTGGCCGGAGGATTTCACCGCTACACCGTGGATCCCACCTGGACGGTGCCCCACTTTGAAAAGATGCTCTACGACAACGGGCAGATCCTAGAGTTTCTCTCCGATCTGTGGGCGCACGGTATCCAAGATCCGGCCATCGAGCGGGCGGTGCGGCTGACGGTGGAGTGGGTGGCGCGAGAGATGACCGCCCCTGCCGGGTATTTCTACGCCGCTCAAGATGCCGACAGCTTTGCCCGGGCAGAAGATCGAGAGCCAGAGGAGGGAGAGTTCTACGTCTGGCGCTGGCAGGAGCTGCAGGAGCTCTTGGGGGAAGAAACCTTCCGCGCCTTGCAGCAGGCGTTTGACCTATCGCCGGGGGGCAACTTCCCCGATCGGCCCGGCTGCATCGTCTTGCAGCGCCAACAGGGAGGAGCGTTGCCGCCAGAAGTTGAAGCCGCCTTGACCACCCATCTGTTTCAGGCACGCTATGGCTCTGCGGATCGACGAGTTCCCTTCCCTCCGGCAGTGGATGCCCAATCGGCCCGTCTGCAATCCTGGCCAGGGCGAATCCCACCTGTCACCGACACCAAGATGATCGTCTCTTGGAACGCCTTGATGATCTCCGGCCTGGCGCGGGCCTATCAAGTGTTCGGCAACGCAGACTATCTGCAATTCGCTCTGCGGGCTGCCCAATTCATCCTCAGCCAGCAGCGCCACCCTGAGACCGGATCCCTGTTGCGCCTGAACTACGATGGCACAGCTCAGGTGCCCGCCAAATCGGAAGATTACGCCCTGCTGATCAAGGCCCTGTTGGACTTGCAGCAAGCCTGCCTGCCTCTGGTGGGGGATCCCACCCCTCAAGACTGGTTGCAGGCTGCCCTCCAGCTCCAGCAGGAGATGGATGCGCAACTGTGGGATCCGGCCAGGGGGGGATACTTTGTCAGCGATGCCCAGAGTGCCCCTGAGCTGTTGGTGCGAGAGAAGGAGTTCCAGGACAACGCTACCCCTGCAGCCAATGGGGTGGCCATTGCCAACCTGGTGCGCCTTGCCGCCCTCACTGGAGATCTGGACTACCTGGAGCGGGCAGAGCAGGCCTTGAAAACCTTTGCCCACATCATGAGCACCCAGCCGCGCACCTGCCCCAGCCTTTTTGCCGGACTGGATTGGTACAGCAATTGGGTGAAAGTCACCCTGGAGGCCGATTCCATTCCCGCCTTTCAGCAACGATCTTGGCCCACCACCGTCTTTGCTCTCCCCACCGAAGCCGAACCTCTGCCGGAAGGAGCTCTAGGGCTGGTGTGCTGGGGCAACAAATGCCTGGCCCCTGCCAGTTCTCTCGAGCAAATCCAGTCGCAAATCGGCAAAGGCCAAAATCGAGCTTACTGA
- a CDS encoding ArsR/SmtB family transcription factor, which produces MVSFLVEVEGNLTDEQVREGFHALSDPIRLRVLQLLQGRELCVCDLCEELKVSQSKLSFHLKTLRDAKLVNARQQGRWIYYSLNPPGFQLLQHFLDRLGRAGPVKAAVPCVEDL; this is translated from the coding sequence ATGGTTTCGTTCCTGGTTGAGGTAGAGGGGAATTTGACAGATGAGCAGGTGCGGGAGGGATTCCACGCCCTCTCTGACCCGATTCGCCTGCGCGTGCTGCAACTGCTGCAGGGGCGTGAGTTGTGTGTTTGTGATCTCTGCGAGGAGCTGAAGGTGAGCCAATCCAAGCTCTCGTTTCACCTAAAAACCCTGCGGGATGCGAAATTGGTCAATGCTCGCCAGCAGGGGCGCTGGATTTACTACAGCCTCAACCCACCCGGTTTTCAGCTCCTGCAGCATTTTTTGGATAGATTGGGGCGAGCTGGCCCCGTCAAGGCCGCAGTTCCCTGTGTGGAAGACCTCTAA
- a CDS encoding Fur family transcriptional regulator → MPRPLDSLEAALERCRECNLRLSRQRRYILELLWQCGEHLSAREIYDRLNQQGKPIGHTSVYQNLEALASHNIVECLDRADGRRYGNRTHPHSHVNCLDSNRILDVDVELPPELLAQVEQQTGTRIQSYRIEFFGVEKPAEPQR, encoded by the coding sequence ATGCCTCGCCCCTTGGATTCTTTGGAAGCTGCTTTGGAACGGTGCCGGGAGTGCAATCTGCGTTTGAGCCGACAGCGCCGTTATATCCTGGAGCTGCTGTGGCAGTGTGGCGAGCACCTCTCCGCCCGCGAGATTTACGATCGCCTAAATCAGCAGGGCAAACCGATTGGCCACACGTCCGTTTATCAAAACCTGGAAGCTTTGGCCAGCCACAACATTGTCGAGTGCTTGGATCGTGCCGATGGGCGCCGCTACGGCAACCGCACCCATCCCCACAGCCACGTGAACTGTCTGGATAGCAACCGCATCTTGGATGTGGACGTGGAGCTGCCGCCTGAACTGCTGGCCCAAGTGGAGCAACAAACGGGCACCCGCATCCAAAGTTACCGCATTGAGTTTTTTGGGGTGGAAAAGCCTGCGGAGCCCCAGCGGTAA